One Vanessa atalanta chromosome 20, ilVanAtal1.2, whole genome shotgun sequence genomic window carries:
- the LOC125071662 gene encoding uncharacterized protein LOC125071662 — protein MEQYFMALAAVLSLVTTEVTSLQCYQCLINPPPGQYYNTTKRLCMHFDKSDKFVVDCPFSTMCMKQEFHLDIQNGVRITGVLRNCATQKHDYHDYKNGTWSPKTEILEPYEEGCSHTDDKGERTTPTRYCYCRENLCNSSTNTNHEGYTDIMGVIMVFNLMKYINSLR, from the exons AAGTAACATCATTGCAATGCTACCAGTGCCTAATCAACCCACCCCCTGGCCAGTATTACAACACGACAAAACGGCTTTGCATGCATTTCGACAAATCTGATAAATTTGTCGTCGACTGTCCTTTCTCTACAATGTGCATGAAGCAAGAATTTCATCTTGACATACAAAATGGAG taagaATCACAGGAGTTCTACGAAATTGTGCAACCCAGAAACACGACTACCACGACTATAAGAACGGCACATGGTCGCCTAAGACGGAAATATTAGAGCCTTATGAAGAGGGATGCTCTCACACCGACGACAAAGGGGAAAGGACTACTCCAACAAG ATACTGCTACTGTCGGGAGAACCTATGTAATTCGTCAACAAACACAAACCACGAGGGATACACTGACATCATGGGAGTCATAATGGTGTTTAatctaatgaaatatataaacagtcTTAGGTAG